A window of Mustela erminea isolate mMusErm1 chromosome 19, mMusErm1.Pri, whole genome shotgun sequence genomic DNA:
GTGGCTGTGACACAGGGCCTCCTGCCCTGaccactctccctgccccctgccctggctCAGGTGAATACATCAAGACCTGGAGGCCCCGGTACTTCCTGTTGAAGAGTGACGGCTCCTTCATCGGCTACAAGGAGCGGCCTGATGCCCCTGATCAGACCCTGCCTCCCCTGAACAACTTCTCTGTCGCAGGTGCGTCTCGGGGCACGCCAGGCCAGAGGTTGGGGAACCAACCACTGGCAGGCCCAGGCGGCCCACGAGGCTTGGCCTTTCTTTGGTGTGGGCCTGTCCACGGCCTGCTTTCCCTCGGCTCCATTTCCCACTCTTCCCACCTGCCCCAACTGTGTATCAGCTGGGCCTGGGGTGGGAAGGCTGAACTGGTGGCCAGTGGGGAGCAGGAAGAAGGGCGAAGCCAGGCattcccccagcccctcaccccaggcaccccagaacccCCCTCTGGTTCTGAATCGGCCGGCCGGGTCCCGTGGTGCTGCTTGGTGTCAGGCACCTGCCATCCTTCCTGCGCTCTGGTAACAGcccacttctctgtgcctctgaccTCGAGATGGACAGcgtggcctccctgctcagctgatCGCAGGGCCAACTTTACATCCTTCGTCCCCTTCATGGTACCCCAAGTGGTGTCTTCCCGCTGGACCCTGGCCAGTAAAAGCTTGTCAGACTCAAATCCCTTGCCTGGTCCTCACAGAACCACAGTCCTGCCCCTGACCCCCTGCCACCTGGATCGGTCTCCATGTCCTCATTGTCCCACCTCCTGAGAATATCTCATAGgcacccccttctcccctgctgcTCCTCAGCCCAGACCACCAGCCTCTCCCACCCAGCTCCCCGTGCCGGCTTCTCCCACAGCAGCACCCAAGGCTACTCCCACCCATGCTCTCCGAATCCAACTCCAGTCCCTTCTCTGTCCTGGTCACTCTCCTTGTGTTCTGTGACTCTGATGTGGCTGTGCCCCATGCCAGCTTCTCACTTGAACTGTCAGCCTGTCCCGAGCACTTTCCTGTGCACTTTTCCCTGGGTGTCCTCTCGTCCCGTTTGCCTACCATGCCCCAAACTGGCCTTCAGTTCTCTCTGAGGGCTCAGTGCAGGGATGTTCCTTCCTCTGGGATACCCCTTGAGCTCTGAGCCAGGTTGGCTGCCTTTTGGGTGTCGCCCGTCACAGCTCTGCTTGCTGAGCTCTCATCGTCTGGTGGTCTGTCCCTCTCCCCGACACACACTGGACTTTGAGCCCCAGAGAGGGCCAGGGCCGACTCCATCACTGATGTATCTCTGTACCATCTGGCACACAGGGGGTGGTTTGGGGAATGTGGGCTGCAGGCCAGCAGGGCTGTCCCCTCACCCTCCtggctctgtctcctctctctgtccgcAGAATGCCAGCTGATGAAGACTGAGAGACCACGGCCCAACACCTTTGTCATACGCTGCCTGCAGTGGACCACGGTCATCGAGAGGACCTTCCATGTAGACTCTCCAGATGAGAGGTGAGCTTGGGCCTCTCTGTGGCCGCCCTTTGAGAGTGACCTGGCCTAGTGTGAGGAGGAGGGTCACAGAGTGGCAGAGTTCCTTAGGCTCCTGCCTAGGAGTTTCCTGTCTCAGCCCTTCTGAGAGCTGGAAAGcaggttggtttttgtttttttgttgttgttttttttttaagtttatctgatagagtgagagcacaaaagcagggggaggggcagaaagagagggggaagcagacttgacgctgagcaaagagcccagtgcggggcttgatcccagaaccctgggatcacgacctgagccgaaggcagacacccaactgactgaggcacccagatacCCCTCCCCCCTTGTTTGAGATGTGctggaaagtggagagaattgTCGAAGAGACGAACGTGCAGGTGCCCTGCACCTAGACTCAGCAGCCCCGCTTCTGCCACAGTGGCCTCATCTGGCTTTGTTTTGTGCTGAATTGTGCACTTCTGATCACGCTTCTGACACTTTGCTCCTTCACACGTCGGCAGGCATCTGCTAAGAATGAGGACTTTCTCCTACAGAGTCATGATGTCGTTACCACCGCTGAGGGGACCATTCTCAggacttgtgatctctccatgTCTGTGTCTACTAGAATTTCCCTGGTTGTcctcaaaatgtttttcaagCCAGGATTCCTTCAGGGTATTCGTTGTGTCTTTGGCCGGTTAACCTCATTCAGACCTgtctctcacccccaccccacctccctgctccGGACTAGCCGGGCTAGTTGTCTTGTAGAATGTCTCGCTCTCGGgatgtgttatcttttttttttttttttttttttatttgtcagagagagagcgagtgagagcgagcacaggcagacagagtggaaggcagagtcagagggagaagcaggctccctgcggagcaaggagcccgatgtgggactcgatcccaggacgctgggatcatgacctgagccgaaggcagctgcttaaccaactgagccacccaggcgtcccgggatgTGTTATCTTAACTGCCTTTGGCACCATTTACTTTGTTCCTCTGTGCCTGTATTTCCTGTAAACTAGAAGTTAGGTCCTGAGCAGGGTTGGCAGACAAGGGCCCAGCCTCCTGCTTTTGCaaagaaagttttattgaaatacacCATGCCCGTTCATTTACAAACTGTCCGTGGCTGCTTTGTCCTATgatggcagagttgaatagttcTAACAGAGATCTTGTGGCCTACCGAGCCTAAAACGTTTGTTCTTTGGCTCTTTCCAAGAGAAGTTTGGAGATGTTTGGTCTGAGTAGGTATACTTAATAGTGCATCGGATTATTATGATGTTTCAGTGTAAATCTTACTGTGTCATTTCTCTGCTGAGAACTCTGAGTGGTTTTACTTCCACTGGGAGTAAACTCCAGAGTTTATGcgcattctttttattttttttttaagattttacttacttgagggagcagggagaaagCATGCACGtcgggagaggagcagaaggacagggacagactctgcgctgagcatggaccccagtgtagggctccatcccacgaccgtgagctgagatcatgacctgagctgaaatcaagagtcaggtgctccactgactgagccacccaggcaccatttttttttttaagtagggtccacacccagcatggagcccagtgcggggctcaaactcaggaccctgagatcatgacctgagctgagatcaagagttggccgcttaacagactgagccacccaggggccccacttcATGCCATATTCTGCCCAGTGCTCCGTGATCTGGTCTCCTCTGCAGAGTCATTTTCTATGGCTAGTTTCTTCACTGTAGCCACACTGGTCTCCTTGTAATTCCTTAAACATGACAGACACTGCCTCAGGCCGCAGTAGCGGCCCTGCTGTGTCACTCGCACAGTGGAGCTGGGCCCTTGGCTGCTGTGGGAGCACACACCTCTGTGTGCCTCACTTTCCAATCAGAAATGTCCCCACTCTGTCCAGTGTTGTTGAGTGTGGAAGGGGCTCGAGTCTGTGGAGCCCTTAGTTTTCTCCCGAGGAAGCAGCCAGCCCAGGCTGCCTGCATGGAATTGCTCTTGCTGGGTCCTTGTCTCTCCTCCGTTCCCTCTGCCACCTGGCACCCTTTGCCTGGAGGACGGCCATAGTCTCCTGatgcttcctctccctgctcctgaccTGCACCCCACTGCCGCTGCAGATGGAACACAGAAATTGGATCCCGTCACCGTTTGCATGGACCCGTTACAGCTTCCCGGGCCATTTGGTTGAACATGTCTATCCCTAACCCAGTGCCACATGGAGCCCGGCGTGTTCTGGGCccatcctccctcctcttctcgtCTCCTCTGTTCACTCTGTCTGTCACCCCAGCCACGCAGGCGCCTGCGGGCTTTCTGCAGACACCCTGGGCTTCCCGGCTGCACCCTCAGTGCCAGAACACAGGCCTGGCACCCCGAGGGTGCTTGGGAAGTGTTTGCCGGCTGGCTGGGTGCCCCACGGCCCCTTCTGAGGTACTTGCTCCGTGCCAGGCATTGCCCGACGCACTCTGTCTCCTGCTCATTTTGCACGACCCTCGTCCCGGCTCTCCGTGTCAGccaactgaggcacaggaaagtCAGATGGCCTGGCATCACCACCAGGAAGGGGCAGACCTCGGATTCATGCCAGGCCATTGGCTCCAGAGTGTGCTTTTCAGCCCATGTGTCATATCCTGGTGCATGGAAGGCAGATTGAGGCCTGAGAAGCGAGGTCCCTCAGGGCCCCAGGGCTGGTCCGTAGTGCACTTGAGCTCTgggcccagctccctgctcccacGCTGATCTGCACTTGGCCTAGTGCTGCCCAGGGGAGCGTGGCTCCTCCCAGTGGGCCTCCGgtggctccagagcccacaggAGGGATGAGATGGTCCTTGAAAGTACTCCGTCAATGGGGAAGGTGCTTTGAGTGTGGTGGGGACTGGTGGGCTTGGGGCCTGCAACTCTCGATGGCTGGCTCTGTCGTGTGCGCCTGCTTGCATCCCTGGGCCCCTGTCTCCTCGTCTGGAGAGCGAGCTGAGTGGCAGTGCCTGCTTGGGAGGGCTGTGGGCAGACTCCCAAGTTGAGGTGCGTAGAGCACCCGCGCAGCTTCTGGCCGTAGTGCGCTCTGCAAGCTGGTGGCGTTCCTCTTGCTCTCTGGTGGGGGAGGTCCTCTTGAAATGGTGGCCGGGGCCAGAACTCCCAGCGGGCTGCTTTCCGCCCCGCCCCATGCCCGGGCTCCACAGCACGTGTGCCTTCTCTCCGAGCCTTCCTGCGGGAGGGCCCTGGCCGCATCTGGGAAGGGAGCTGTTACTCTCATCAGGGAACAGCAGCACGGTGCCAGAAGGAGCGCAGGGGCCCACCGTGAGTCTCAGCTTTGGCaccgtttgtgtgtgtgtgaccccGACAAGCTATTCTATCTCTGTGTGTCTCAGTTTCCAATCAGAAATGCCCCCCTCTCTCCAGTGTTGTTGAGTGTGGAAGGGGCTGGTGTCTGTGGAGCCCTTAGTTTTCTCATCATGTctctggggaaggagggtggtCCCCTTAGGGGCTCTCCTTTGAGGGCGAGAAGGCACAGCAGCCCCAACTCTGGGTGGGAGCTCCCCTATGCCCCAGACACCGTGTTGCAAACCCTTAAGGAGTAGCCTGGACAGAGGCCCTCGCTTTTTCTCCGGAATTCTGTGCTGCAACCTTGTAGTCGTGGTCCAGTTGGAACAGGAGAGGGGGCTTGTCTGGCGGTGGGAGAGCCCCTGTCACCCCTGAACAATCTCCTACATGTTTATGGGTTCCTTGGCTCCTGGGGAACCTGGGCAGCATGAGCCAAGGTGGAGGGTTTAGGTCCAGTCCTTGCCCGGTATCTTGAATACCTTCCTGGAGTCAAACCCTTCCTGAGTACTGTGCTCCCTACACAGCAGCTCACCTGTGCCTCGgtgtccctgctctgctggggaggggagagcttgCCCTCGGGGCAGAGCTGCTGTTTGAGCCCCAGCCCGCATAACTCCTCAGTGCCAGCTTTGCGGCCCAGAGAGGCCCCTTGGAGCTGCCGCCGGCGCTCCCGTGGTGTGGACAAGCCATCATTTATTCATCCAGGCTTCTGTTGACAACTGTGTTCCTCTCCCTTATAAACAGAGCTGACGGCACGCTCTGCGTCCTAGGCTTGAACTTGCTTTTTCATGTGACAGCTCCTCTGGGTACATATACGTCAGATACATAcgtattctgttctttttgatgTCTCTTAGGAGATTGGTGagttttttacccttttcttttctcgttcgttctttcttttttaaagtaggctccgtgtccaacatggagcccagtgcagggcttgaactcacaaccctgagatcaagacctgggctgaagagtcagatgcctaactaacTGGGCCACTGTGGTGCCCAGgtgatttgttttgtctttagtCCATGGTCTTACACCTAAAGTCAGCATTTAAAAATCTCTAGGAGGACAATGGCGATCTGGTAAAGCCTGTCATGGGATGTACTCACCCCTCCCGTTACTGAAAAATAGGAACAGGAATGTGGGGGTAGGGATTTATACTGTACTGTGTCCCAAAGAGGTCATGGGTTAAAACAAGTTGAGAAATGGCAGCCTGAGGCTTTggctcagagagggaagaggcCAGTCCTGCCCTGCCTGCGTGTGCGCTGGGCCTTAGTGTCAGCTGTGTGAGTGTGTACTGGACCTGTGTGTGCACCGGGTCTGGGGCCACTTGAGCTTTGGCCTCCTTGCTTGCTCGTTCCCCAGGTACCTACTGAGTGTCCACTCGAGTGTCGCATTGTACCACAGACAGACGAAATCCCTGCCCTCGGGGGCCTGACATACATCGGTTATGGGGACCCCGGACTCAGCCTGGGGAGGGCCAGTGTGCTATCACCTGGCGTTGGTACTGGCAGCATTTGTACATCTGTTTTACGAAGCAGCATCTCCTGTGAGCAGGCCACTTTGAAACCTGGAGCTTCCAGATGTGAGCTGAGGCCTCTGGTGGCAGTGACTGCCCGGCTCAGCAAGCCGTGGAGTGGAGCGAGAGCAGCCCTGCCCTTGGCTCTGGAAGGTCACGGGCCCTCTGTGATTCCAGCCACCAGGCTCGGAACACCCACTGTGCTTCTCTTGAATGGTGcggtttttgttttgcctttttccccCAACCaatctgtgcctcggtttccccatctgtaacacAGAAGGACAGACAAGTGTGCTCTGGGAGTGTTTGTGATGGGGGGATAGTGGAATTAGACTCCCCCTTGCCCCTGGCTCCTAGTTCCCCTCCCTGGAAGCAGCCAGGGCTCTGTGTCAAGCACGCCCTTCCAGAGGGGTCCGTGCTGGGTCGTGAGcacatgtgcctgtgtgtgcattgCTCTTGTTCTAACTCCAGCAGTGTGACACGCTGCCCTGTTCCGTGCGTCTTTTTTCCCTTAAGGTGTTTCAGGCTGTCCAGGTCTGCGTCTAGATTCTCTGAGCTGCCTAGCGTTCCTTACATAGAAGCTTCACATGCATTCCCAGCACCTCCCAGCGCCCAGGGAGATCCAAGATGCCATCACCTGGAGGCATACCATTGTTTTCTCTAATACCATGCAAACGTGATACCTAGTTCAATCAAGATAGGCCACCGATTGTGAGGTGCCCCCGGATTCCAGCAGTGTCAGAACGTGGGGCGAAGTACGCGTGGCACTGCCGGGTGGCACGGAGTGGCCGTAGTGCCCCTTGGGGTgtgaggagcaggaggctgagtgCAGCCCCCCAGGGTAGCCCCAGCTCCTTAAGCCGCTTGctccctgtgtgaccttggctggGGGCTTCCGTGCCTCCGGAGTGCAAGCATAGCTTCAcctcctgcctggggctgggctgaTGATTCTGGAAGAAGTGAGGCTGACCCGCCGGTCTCACTGAAGTTTATCTAAACTGCTGTGATTTGGAAAGTTGCCCTCTTGGGCTCTTTGAATTTTCTTGTTCTtagtgtgcattttatttttctcaccatttCACGGGGCTGTTTCATAGACCTAAGCTGAGTCCATAGCCGGTCAAGCCACCTAAAACTGTGTGGTGAGTCAAACCTGGGAGGGGCATGGAAAATGGAGTATCATTCACCCTCCTACTTTCTTTTCTGTGGCCTCTGGTTGCTTTACTTCTTCCTAGACCGCTTTTCCCTTTCTAGAGACAGAACAGTTTGCaagtatcaaaagaaagctatttCCGAGCAAGTTCTAAATCGTGAGTGACAGAAATAGTTTATTCTTAAACAAGCTCCTTTTGGCTGGGACCTGCTTCCCTGTCTGCCACCTTCTGCTTCACATCTCTGCCCCACTAGGAACCTCTGTCCCTGAGTCCTCCTGGCAGACAGCTCCCTCCGGGGAATCTTGCTGTATAAGATCTTCGACTTTCTTTGGCTGATGAATTCTTCCTTTTACTCTTGGTTTGCTTTTACAAATCATCGCGCTTGTCATTTGTTCTGGAGGAATCCCGAGGAGTGCTGTGGCTCAGGGTGGTGGTTTATATTCAAGGGGCTGTGAAGAAAGGTGGTATCCCCTCTTTGGTCATTGAATTACTGCTCACTTCAGGTGGCCCTCAGGCCAGGCCTCTCCTGGCACATAGATTCAGTCTCTGTCCTCGTTCTACTCTTGCCCTCTCTTACCCACTGCAGCCAGAGGATCTGCAAAATGTCAGTCCTGACCGGTTGGCTCCCCGCCAGCTCAGACATATCTTGCTAGAATGCTCAAAGGTGTTGGGTCATTTGCTCCcattggagggggtggggctcagtcctTCCTGCCCAGGCTCCCTGGGACTCATGGCTCTTGTGACCTGTCCCTCGCAGGGAAGAGTGGATGCGAGCCATTCAGATGGTCGCCAACAGCCTCAAGCAGCGGGGCCCAGGGGAGGACCCCATGGACTATAAGTGTGGCTCCCCCAGCGACCCTTCTGCGGCTGAGGAGATGGAAGTGGCAGTTAGCAAGGCCCGGGCCAAGGTGGTAAgtgctggaggggcaggcagCCTGTCTGGGAGCACCCCCACCAACACTGGCCCTGCTGCCCTTGGTTTCCTACAGAGCGCGCAGGGGCACGGCCGGGACCCTCCGGGACTGCCCTGTGGGATGGCTGATGCACAGGTGTAGGTTCCCCAGGGCTGCTCTTTGaccctggagggaggggcagccgCTTCCTCAGTGACCTCGAAGACCTGTCTGCCCCCATGTTGGAccctcccaggggccccctgcCTGGGAGAGCCCTGGTCTGAAGGCCACTTCGGAGCAAAGAGTTGCTACCCAGAGCCTCCCTTCCTGCTTATGCCCAAGCCTTTTGGCAACAGTGtcctttgattttccttttctctttgttaaaatgtcctCCCGTGGGCCATGTGCCAAGCAttgacactctctccctctcctgggcaGACCATGAATGACTTCGACTATCTCAAACTTCTGGGCAAGGGCACCTTTGGCAAAGTGATTCTGGTGCGAGAGAAGGCCAGCGGCCGGTACTATGCCATGAAGATCCTGCGGAAGGAAGTTATCATCGCCAAGGTGGGTGCCCCCGGGGGCTGCTGCTGGTTGGCCACCTGTGCCTTTAGGGAGCCTGAGGCCCACCTCACCCTGCCCTCCGGGCACACGAGGGACTAGGGTGGAGTGTCTGACTGGGCCTCACCCAGTGGGCGCTGTCAGGGCCTGAAGGCAGGTCTCTTGGCCACAGAATGGGCCAGTGGgaaggccctgtggcagggggCGTGGCTCAGGGCCTCTCCATAGGAGGCTGGACCAGAATGGAattctgttcctctttctctccctttaaagttttttaaagggCAAGTTCCTGACATACACCAAGTATTTAAGAGAAAAGTAAACACAGTGGATTCCCACGTAGCTGACATCCACCTTCAGTGGTTGTCAGTGTCTGGCCCGTCTTATTTCATTAGTCTGCCCTCCCCTTTGTTTGCCCTGGAGTATCTTAAGGCATGTTCTAGACATTGTATAATTTCACCCACAgatactttaagattttatttatttaattttgagagcgagcgagtaagagagcaagcgagcacacaacctggggggtgcagagggagaggtagaagcaggctccccactgagcaggaagtccgatgcggggcttgatcccaggacccggggattaggacctgagccaaaggcagctgcttcaccagCTGATCTCTCCAGGTGCCTCAAACCCATAAATACTTAGATTCAGATCTTTAACAGCTAAAGATTTTGAAGCCTTTAATGGAGCTTTGATCTCCTCCAGCAAAGCTGCCCGTCCCCCCGAGTCAGGCTTCCTCAGCCTCAGCACTGTTGGTCTTCAGGGCCAGATCATTCTCTACAGCGGGGCTGTCCGGTGCATGCAGGAGGAGTAGCTGTACCCTGGCCTTCGCCCCTAGAGCCACTAGCACCAAGTTGTGACCGTCAGGAATGTCGTCAGACATCATCATCGCGTGTCCCCTGGGGATGGACTCAGCCCCGGGAAGAGCCGGTGTCCCGTGCTACAGGCGGTATAGGATTTTCAGCAGATACCACACTTGAGTGGTATCAAGTGGCCTGCAGGGCCTGTGAAGCCCATGCCAGGCCCACCCCCATGTGTCTGATTGGGTGGGTCTGGgaggggcctgagaatttgcatttctcccaAGTTCCTGGGCCACATGATGCTGCCATCGTGGGGACACACCGGGAACCGCTGCTCCCCGGGGTAGAGCCCTGAtcagcttttcttcctttgttcagCAGCAGCACTTGCAAGGGTGATTCCCACTGCCTGCGGGGTCACCTTCAGGGTGTTAcagggactgcttctccctccttagAGATGCTAAACTTGCCTGGTGGGTTCCGCAGGTGACAGCTCGAGCCCTCTGTCATAAAGTCCCTATCAACTTCTCGTCTCGGTGCTTTGAAAGTGAGCCATGATGGGCCTTGTCtgaggcatttttcttttttctttttttttttttaaagattatttatttgagagagaaagcaggagtggggggaggagcagaggaagagaatcttcaagcagactcgccactgagtaCAAAGTCCCATAGGGGCTCATTCTCAGTCTCACAGCCcgtgaggtcatgatctgagccgaaaccaagagtcagacgcttaacccactgagccacccaggtgcccatggggCTTTAATTTAATTCTGGTTTGCAGATGATagtctgcctttctctgtggAGCAGTTAGGAATGGAAGTGCATTTCCCTGAAGCACTGCACCCCCATCCCTGAGCTGTGCAGGGCGTGTGCAGGTGTGGTGTTGCCCTCCAGCCCCTCACCCAGCCTCTCTCTGCAGGATGAAGTCGCCCACACGGTCACCGAGAGCCGGGTCCTCCAGAACACCAGGCACCCGTTCCTCACCGTGAGTGCTACTTCCCTCTCAGGCAGGGCCTGGCCTCCCTGTGCGCATGAGAGGCCTGCTTCCAACGGGGCTCAGGAAAAGAGCCCAACCCCGCCACCTTGAAGCATGGATTTTGTGTCAGCCAGGTGGTCAGGGCCAGATGGTGTTGGGCTTCCCAAATGGCCTGAACCAAACCCCAGGTTTGGCAGCTTCTTCACAGATGGTGGCTTCATAGCAGTGTTTCGGCTGACTGATGATACCACATTACAAGATGGTTCCAGGAGAGCTGCTGTTCATGAGTTAGAGGCATTTAGCCCAGCTGGTCAGAGTAGgaacattgtttttttgtttctttgtttaaatataGTCCTAGAAGGAGATGTATTCTTGTGCTGCTGTCAGCTTAGTCTGAGGAGACACCTCTGTGGGCTGCAGTCTCCATCGAGGCCAGCAGCCATCAGTTAAATGGACCAGGTGGAAGATGGCTTATGGGATGGGTCATTTCCTTAGCTTAGCTGCTGTCCAGGTGTCGTATTAAGCCATGGCACTTGTTCAAATGAAATTCTATGAGGTACTTTGATGTAGCAGACAGAGAATAGAAGACTTGTCACGAGCAGAGGGGTCACTCAAGAGTTCTTTGAGGAACTTTCTGTAAGGACTCCTTAGAGCATAGTGAGAACTGCTGTTTATTGGGCAGATCACTTGTGCATCCTTGTCTTCGGGGTTGGCTCTCAATCCACTGCCGACTCCCAGCCAGCaaacgtgtgtgtgcgcgtgtgcatgcAGCACATCTGTGGAGAGAGGTGAAACAGCTCTGAGTTGCTCAAAACTGAATGTCTCCCTGGCTGCACCTCTCAGAAGTTTCGTTGAAGGCTGAAGACAGCATCCTTCAGCCCAGTAACCCTTTCCCTGCTCTCAGGGCCACAAGCTCACTCATGTAACACAAGCTCACTCTTGTACCCCAAGGTAAAGCTGAAGTTTGAGCCCTGGCTACAagggtcgggggcgggggggtgtgcTTGCGgaatcagcagagagcctaccttcttcccacctccctccctggctgTTTTCCTGCCCCACAGGCCCTGAAGTACGCCTTCCAGACCCATGACCGCCTGTGTTTCGTGATGGAGTACGCCAATGGCGGCGAGGTGagcagcaggccccctgccagcCTCCCATGTCTCCTTCCCAAGCATCAGGGTAGCGGAGGGGAGCCACGAGTGAGACAGTGGGGGTGGCAGGGACCTTGCTGGATGTCACCGCCCAACCCTTGAGGCAGACATCATcacctccatttcacagatggggaaactgaggcccagagaggtttaagtggcttgcccaagtTCACCCAGCTAGTGAGTTGGGGGTAGGGTGCACACGCAGGTGCTGAGAGTATGGAGGGCTGCGGGGTGGGTGGCCAGCGTGCTCTGGAGTGCGTTCTATAAGGTGGCAAGGAAAATGTATGGGGAGGGGGTCACGCAGGCTGGTCCATGCTCTCCTGCTGGGTGGAGGCCGCCACTCGTGTTCACTGGGCTGTCACCTGCTCCTCATCCCTCACAGCCTTCTCCCTGCACACAGGTGTCAGCCGCTGGTTCCTGACAGTGGGCTTCATCTGTCCCATTGTTCTCATGGCTTATTGTCCCTTGCTCATGACCTGTGTTCTTGCGTGTTCTTGCTCACTGTTCCGTTCCCCCGTCCCCACACTCTGTCCCTCCTGACTCTCCCCTTGATGCTTCCTGACTGTCCTTCGCTCTTCATGCCCCGCTCCGTGTTTTCCTCCTGGTGAGCTCGTCCCTTCTCATCATCTCTCACTTGGTTCCTCCCGCTGTCAGTTGCAGTTTCAGTGTCGCCATGGCACTGGGCTGGAGGTTGGGGGCCAGTGGGCAGCATCCTGGGTTTCACTCCTCTGGGCCGACGTATgacttcctgcccctcctccctcctgcagcTGTTTTTCCACCTGTCCCGGGAGCGTGTCTTCACGGAGGAGCGGGCTCGCTTCTACGGCGCGGAGATCGTCTCTGCCCTTGAGTATCTGCACTCGAGGGACGTGGTGTACCGTGACATCAAGGTGAGCGTGCACCTGTCTCCTGGCCCGTGGCACCTGCGGAGCTCACACCAGGGAGGCTGGACCCAGGCCCTCAGCCCCGGACCTCGTCCTCTGCAGAGGGTCTATCTACCTGCGTGTTCCTGAGTCCACCTTGCCGTGGGATGCCGACCCGCCTGCTTCAGTGGCCCTGGGGGCCCTTTGGGGCCCCTGGTGAACACACACCTCCATGCAGGgagaggggggctggggaggggcgggtGTATTTATCCAAGCACTGTAGGAGATGGTTCTGCAGAATCCACCAGCGCCGACTGTCCGCATGCCCTGTGAGCCAGCCATTCTGCCCTGGGGTTATGCATGGCCAGAGCATGTCCCTGTGTCTCCCTCAGAGCCTGGGTGCACCCACGCTGCTGGCACACAGTTCACACGAGCCCCAGGCTGGAAGCAGCCCCATACTCCACTGTCTGGGACTGGCTGGAAGGCTCTGCACAGCCGGTACCAAGAGAACTGCGGCCCCGTGGCCATGCACATGCACCTCCCAGGCTCATGTGGAGCGGAAGCCAGGACGGACCACATGTTATAGGGGCGTCCTTAGGTGGGGAAACTATAA
This region includes:
- the AKT2 gene encoding RAC-beta serine/threonine-protein kinase isoform X2, whose product is MNEVSVIKEGWLHKRGEYIKTWRPRYFLLKSDGSFIGYKERPDAPDQTLPPLNNFSVAECQLMKTERPRPNTFVIRCLQWTTVIERTFHVDSPDEREEWMRAIQMVANSLKQRGPGEDPMDYKCGSPSDPSAAEEMEVAVSKARAKVTMNDFDYLKLLGKGTFGKVILVREKASGRYYAMKILRKEVIIAKDEVAHTVTESRVLQNTRHPFLTALKYAFQTHDRLCFVMEYANGGELFFHLSRERVFTEERARFYGAEIVSALEYLHSRDVVYRDIKLENLMLDKDGHIKITDFGLCKEGISDGATMKTFCGTPEYLAPEVLEDNDYGRAVDWWGLGVVMYEMMCGRLPFYNQDHERLFELILMEEIRFPRTLSPEAKSLLAGLLKKDPKQRLGGGPSDAREVMEHRFFVSVSWQDVVQKKLLPPFKPQVTSEVDTRYFDDEFTAQSITITPPDRYDSLGSLELDQRTHFPQFSYSASIRE
- the AKT2 gene encoding RAC-beta serine/threonine-protein kinase isoform X1, which translates into the protein MNEVSVIKEGWLHKRGEYIKTWRPRYFLLKSDGSFIGYKERPDAPDQTLPPLNNFSVAECQLMKTERPRPNTFVIRCLQWTTVIERTFHVDSPDEREEWMRAIQMVANSLKQRGPGEDPMDYKCGSPSDPSAAEEMEVAVSKARAKVTMNDFDYLKLLGKGTFGKVILVREKASGRYYAMKILRKEVIIAKDEVAHTVTESRVLQNTRHPFLTALKYAFQTHDRLCFVMEYANGGELFFHLSRERVFTEERARFYGAEIVSALEYLHSRDVVYRDIKLENLMLDKDGHIKITDFGLCKEGISDGATMKTFCGTPEYLAPEVLEDNDYGRAVDWWGLGVVMYEMMCGRLPFYNQDHERLFELILMEEIRFPRTLSPEAKSLLAGLLKKDPKQSFCHPSNLRSPLRSTRGTLTMSLPPSPSQSRPRTAMTAWAPSNWTSGPTFPSSPTQPASASEQSRPPPPTPLQDAPTAAFTALGACLFVFKLFILPFFVCIPIPHLLTPISSFFSPLPN